In Planktothrix serta PCC 8927, a single genomic region encodes these proteins:
- a CDS encoding cupin domain-containing protein, protein MGLIHQVEIRQLNSMRSGMVEFFTPQTSDETMTVQVEAGAVEQLFVHRFQTDQLLVVRGQFVLVILQNRQYRYIPLSDRVPTVVKIPPGVPHGAINLSAEPCLMVNALLRHGEPHERDYRPLKPPFPYNLVAVKQALERLDYPLTA, encoded by the coding sequence ATGGGTCTGATCCACCAAGTTGAAATTCGCCAACTCAACTCTATGAGGTCTGGGATGGTTGAATTTTTCACCCCCCAAACTAGCGATGAAACGATGACGGTACAGGTCGAGGCGGGTGCGGTAGAGCAGTTATTTGTCCATCGTTTTCAAACTGATCAATTATTAGTTGTCCGGGGTCAATTTGTCCTGGTGATTTTACAAAATCGTCAATATCGCTATATTCCCCTAAGTGATCGGGTTCCAACTGTGGTTAAAATTCCTCCAGGAGTTCCTCACGGTGCGATTAATCTTAGTGCTGAACCCTGTTTAATGGTGAATGCGTTACTGCGACATGGAGAACCCCATGAACGAGATTATCGCCCCTTAAAACCACCTTTTCCCTACAATTTAGTTGCGGTAAAACAGGCGTTAGAACGTTTAGATTATCCCCTAACGGCTTAA
- a CDS encoding DUF3226 domain-containing protein, whose amino-acid sequence MSRYALIGVEGNHDQAFLEKILRKLLGFSKLENEQINQDLFWRKFIPIYPPKSLKLHIRLDMPTILYKDDLLVGIYAGEGSKLIQNLGDKLSNISDYSSSLSAFGIVADADKNIPNQVVTTYYNGLKEYFPDFPNQLNEMGFVTDSKPKLGIYILPDNTNKGVLDTLLCACGEVVYPEYMQRAKDYINQFSEIETKKLGWKPFDREKATIATVVSVLKPGKTNTASIADNSWISLDTQNQIPELSNLSNFLVRLLDLKSVS is encoded by the coding sequence GTGAGTCGATATGCTTTAATTGGGGTAGAGGGAAATCATGATCAAGCTTTTTTAGAAAAAATTTTGCGTAAGTTGTTAGGGTTTTCTAAATTAGAGAATGAACAGATTAATCAAGATTTATTTTGGCGAAAATTTATCCCTATATATCCACCTAAATCCTTAAAACTACATATTAGGTTAGATATGCCAACAATTTTGTATAAAGATGATTTATTAGTTGGTATCTATGCAGGGGAAGGCAGTAAATTAATTCAAAACTTAGGTGATAAACTCTCTAATATTTCTGATTATTCTAGCTCGTTATCAGCTTTTGGTATTGTAGCCGATGCCGACAAAAATATACCTAATCAGGTTGTAACAACATATTATAATGGATTAAAAGAATATTTTCCAGATTTTCCAAATCAACTTAATGAAATGGGTTTTGTAACCGACAGTAAACCTAAATTGGGAATCTATATTTTACCGGATAATACTAATAAAGGTGTACTTGATACTCTATTATGTGCTTGTGGAGAAGTTGTATATCCTGAATATATGCAGCGAGCTAAAGACTATATTAATCAGTTCTCTGAAATAGAAACTAAAAAGCTAGGTTGGAAACCGTTTGATAGAGAAAAAGCTACAATTGCGACTGTAGTAAGTGTTCTTAAACCGGGTAAAACTAATACAGCTAGTATTGCTGATAATAGTTGGATAAGCCTTGACACACAAAATCAGATTCCTGAACTTAGCAACTTAAGTAATTTTTTAGTCAGATTGTTAGATTTAAAAAGTGTATCTTAG
- a CDS encoding AAA family ATPase: MKHLESITIHQFRGLRDVKLEHLGQVNLLVGINNSGKTSVLEALSIYCHPLDIRVWLSTARQREQENRRSRTSILDSLRWLFTHYSLANQAQYIKETILISSQGDFPIKTMKASYKEMEEIWLSEKNNKTNLAASQDEEIIDSDEPMLEVDELPGIRKGIELNVEIELNTNQASLFPELDKMAETFQLWENDILYKLHGKHNPSLLTAIVTPSSHRSDIGQFRLLSEARFENFKCDVLELLQQIDQNISDIEILLSPESIGSRFNIYIQHEKLGLAPVSTFGDGIRRLLHIALKLASVKGGVLLIDELESTIHTEALQSSFNWLVKWCKKMDVQLFATTHSLEAVDGLLEVTESASDLVLYRLEPKETKTLVIRHDWNRLKRLREEQGQEVR, encoded by the coding sequence ATGAAGCATCTTGAAAGTATTACAATTCATCAATTTAGGGGGCTACGAGATGTCAAGTTAGAGCATCTTGGACAGGTTAACTTGCTGGTAGGTATCAATAATTCTGGGAAAACGAGTGTGCTTGAAGCTCTATCTATCTATTGTCATCCTTTAGATATTAGGGTTTGGTTAAGCACAGCTAGACAACGAGAACAAGAAAATCGAAGATCGCGTACTTCTATACTTGATTCATTGCGATGGTTATTTACGCATTATTCCCTAGCTAACCAAGCTCAATATATAAAAGAGACAATTCTAATTTCTAGTCAGGGCGACTTTCCGATTAAAACAATGAAAGCTAGTTATAAAGAGATGGAGGAAATATGGCTATCGGAAAAAAATAATAAAACAAATTTAGCCGCAAGTCAAGATGAGGAAATCATTGATTCTGATGAACCCATGCTTGAAGTTGATGAACTTCCCGGCATCAGAAAAGGAATCGAATTAAATGTAGAAATAGAGTTAAATACTAATCAGGCTAGTCTATTTCCAGAGCTTGATAAAATGGCTGAAACCTTTCAACTATGGGAAAATGATATTCTATATAAACTTCATGGTAAGCATAACCCTAGTTTACTGACGGCAATCGTTACTCCATCTTCTCATCGTTCAGATATTGGTCAGTTTCGGTTACTTTCAGAAGCAAGATTTGAGAATTTTAAGTGCGATGTATTAGAATTACTACAGCAGATAGATCAAAATATTTCTGACATCGAAATTTTATTGTCTCCTGAATCAATCGGATCACGATTCAATATTTATATTCAGCATGAAAAGTTGGGACTTGCACCCGTTAGTACCTTCGGAGATGGGATTCGTCGTTTACTTCATATTGCCCTAAAACTTGCCAGCGTTAAAGGCGGAGTTCTTTTAATTGACGAATTAGAATCTACAATTCACACTGAAGCACTTCAAAGTTCATTTAACTGGTTGGTTAAATGGTGTAAAAAAATGGATGTTCAGTTATTTGCAACAACTCATAGTTTAGAAGCGGTTGATGGTTTATTAGAGGTCACGGAATCTGCATCAGATTTAGTATTATATCGTTTAGAACCTAAAGAAACAAAGACTTTAGTGATTAGACATGATTGGAATCGATTAAAACGTTTAAGAGAAGAACAAGGTCAGGAGGTACGGTAG
- a CDS encoding SDR family NAD(P)-dependent oxidoreductase: MNFKTRLNNIKTRFKAASKAFLNPMPTLKPKVFVKTVEPLVVLDNQLLAGKNVLITGAARNIGRSIAIEMAKQGANIFFTDIVEEECLKLEKELNTYLVKVKGFVSDILKPEDIDRLYSILDENKIIIDILVNNVGIQFETSGINNLNLEEWQKTFQTNIFGPMYLTKSISKMMVSNSIQGSIIFLTSIHGEILIRWPSYSSSKAALGMIIKELAVEFAPYGIRINGIAPGWVVEDEQGNPFSHEYTPLNKSSINPCYIGRAAVYLASDYFSRFTTGSIIKIDGGLSLFHYRVFQQPPQ, translated from the coding sequence ATGAATTTCAAAACTCGGCTAAACAACATTAAAACTCGTTTCAAAGCTGCATCTAAAGCCTTCCTCAATCCGATGCCTACGCTCAAACCAAAAGTTTTTGTCAAAACAGTAGAGCCTTTGGTTGTTTTAGATAATCAGCTTTTAGCTGGAAAAAATGTCTTGATTACCGGAGCCGCAAGAAATATTGGTAGAAGTATTGCGATTGAAATGGCAAAACAAGGCGCCAATATTTTCTTCACCGATATTGTTGAGGAAGAATGTTTAAAGTTAGAAAAAGAATTAAATACTTATTTAGTTAAGGTAAAAGGATTTGTTTCAGATATATTAAAGCCTGAAGATATTGATCGCTTATATAGCATTTTGGATGAAAACAAAATTATAATCGATATTCTTGTCAATAATGTAGGCATTCAATTTGAAACGAGCGGGATAAATAACTTGAATTTGGAAGAATGGCAAAAAACTTTTCAAACCAATATCTTTGGGCCAATGTACCTTACCAAATCGATCTCCAAAATGATGGTGAGTAATTCTATTCAGGGTTCTATTATTTTCCTAACTTCTATACATGGAGAAATACTTATCCGTTGGCCTAGTTATAGTTCTTCAAAAGCAGCATTAGGCATGATTATCAAAGAATTAGCGGTCGAATTTGCTCCCTACGGAATTAGAATAAATGGAATTGCTCCCGGTTGGGTTGTAGAAGATGAGCAAGGAAATCCATTCAGCCACGAGTATACACCCCTGAATAAAAGTTCTATTAATCCTTGTTATATCGGCAGAGCAGCTGTTTATCTAGCTTCTGATTATTTTTCCAGGTTTACTACTGGTAGTATCATTAAAATTGATGGGGGATTATCGTTATTTCATTATCGTGTATTTCAGCAGCCACCCCAATAA
- a CDS encoding nucleotidyltransferase family protein, whose amino-acid sequence MNFNLNQEQQLLLQAALLQGEAAINSWQKWRTLVNIDDVDQDSYRLLPLLYRNLSAHNVTDSYIGRLKGVYRRAWVENQVWFQKIRSILGSFQEADIKIMLLKDPALNLHYYQDYGLRYIDHLDFLINSKDVLTAIKLLQELGWIAKEKISNPTVPFSHYIGFENESKQYLSLRWHLFADGFNENAETEFWQNAILTQVNDFPVYILSATDQLFYTCVFGGLTNLISPISRLTDAAIIIQSYPSEIDQDQLLILAQKYRFILQLKSRIMQLQEILNLPISSSILPELKKLSISQFEHQEYQMITGKTNTALNRLKMRYFQYSRIVNTDNFNLLNFFSYLQYLWGLENLWQVPIQVIIRGIKL is encoded by the coding sequence ATGAATTTTAATCTTAATCAAGAGCAACAATTACTATTGCAAGCCGCACTTTTACAAGGTGAAGCCGCCATTAATTCCTGGCAAAAATGGAGAACATTGGTCAATATTGACGATGTGGATCAAGACTCTTATCGGTTATTACCGTTACTGTATCGCAATTTATCGGCTCATAATGTCACAGATTCATATATTGGCAGACTTAAGGGAGTTTACCGACGTGCCTGGGTTGAAAACCAAGTTTGGTTTCAAAAAATCCGATCTATTTTAGGTTCTTTTCAAGAGGCTGATATTAAAATCATGCTGCTTAAAGATCCGGCTTTAAATTTGCATTATTATCAAGATTATGGTCTACGTTATATTGATCATCTCGATTTTTTGATTAACTCAAAAGATGTTTTAACAGCTATAAAGCTATTACAAGAATTGGGTTGGATAGCAAAAGAAAAAATTTCTAATCCCACTGTTCCCTTTAGTCATTATATTGGATTTGAAAATGAATCTAAGCAATATTTAAGTCTGCGCTGGCATCTTTTCGCGGATGGTTTTAATGAAAATGCGGAAACGGAGTTTTGGCAGAATGCAATATTAACTCAAGTCAACGATTTTCCCGTTTATATTTTATCGGCAACTGACCAGTTATTTTATACCTGTGTTTTTGGAGGATTAACGAATTTAATTTCGCCTATTAGTCGGTTAACAGATGCTGCGATTATTATTCAGTCCTACCCCTCGGAAATTGATCAAGACCAACTGCTAATATTAGCGCAAAAATACCGCTTTATCTTACAATTAAAATCGAGAATCATGCAGTTACAAGAAATTCTCAATTTACCCATCTCATCCTCAATTTTGCCCGAACTCAAAAAATTATCAATTTCTCAATTTGAACATCAGGAATATCAAATGATAACGGGTAAAACAAATACCGCCTTAAATCGTTTAAAAATGAGATATTTCCAATATTCCAGAATAGTCAATACGGATAATTTTAACCTCTTAAATTTTTTCAGTTATCTCCAATATCTTTGGGGTTTAGAAAATTTATGGCAAGTGCCAATACAAGTTATTATCCGAGGAATTAAGCTGTAG
- a CDS encoding peptide ABC transporter substrate-binding protein, which translates to MKPIQYQTRSPFRLININFYRFYLFISLISLTLTSCGSSPNSTSTNPPHSNQQPPEKTLKLLYWQAPTILNPHLSTGFKDSEASRITLEPLASFNHQLELVPFLAAEIPTLENGGIAKDGKSVTWKLKKDVKWSDGTPFTADDVIFTYQFITNPKVGTTTSGTYEIIKDIEKIDDHTIKINFKAVTPGWYSVFVGTEGMILPRHIFESYNGENSRQAPGNLKPVGTGPYRVVEFKPGDVVVYEANPNFREAKQLGFERLELKGGGDATSAARAVLQTGDADYSYNLQVESNILKSLESAGKGKIVSNFGTLMERIMINQTDPNKTTPDGERSSLKFPHPFFSDPKVREALSLAINREIIANQLYGILGKPTSNFVVNPPQVVSPNTTYQFDLEKAAKLLDEAGWKDTNNNGIRDKNGVEMNLVFQTSVNPLRQKTQEVIKQSLEQLGMKVELKSIDPSVYFSGDPANPDTTERFAADLQLFTTGNTNPDPTAYLKTYTCDQIPQKANSWTGDNFSRYCNPEYDTLWKLATTEIDPEKQKQIWIKMNDILVNNNIVIPLIHRAEVEGVNQKLTGVNLTPWDLTVWNIKDWKKTP; encoded by the coding sequence ATGAAACCTATTCAATACCAGACGAGATCGCCTTTTCGTTTAATTAATATCAATTTTTATCGGTTTTATCTATTCATTTCTCTGATTAGTTTAACCCTAACTTCCTGTGGGTCTTCCCCAAATTCTACCTCAACTAATCCCCCTCATTCCAATCAGCAACCCCCAGAAAAAACCCTAAAACTATTATATTGGCAAGCGCCAACAATTCTCAATCCCCATTTATCAACCGGGTTCAAAGATTCCGAAGCCAGTCGGATTACCTTAGAGCCCTTAGCCAGTTTTAATCATCAATTAGAATTAGTTCCTTTCTTAGCCGCAGAAATTCCGACTTTGGAAAATGGAGGTATTGCGAAAGATGGTAAATCAGTGACTTGGAAACTCAAAAAAGATGTAAAATGGTCTGATGGAACTCCCTTTACCGCAGATGATGTGATTTTCACCTATCAATTTATTACTAATCCGAAAGTTGGAACTACCACATCCGGGACTTATGAAATTATTAAAGATATTGAAAAAATTGATGATCACACGATAAAAATCAACTTTAAAGCGGTGACACCAGGATGGTATTCGGTGTTTGTGGGAACGGAAGGAATGATTTTACCTCGCCATATTTTTGAATCCTATAATGGGGAAAATTCACGACAAGCGCCGGGGAATTTAAAACCTGTGGGAACAGGGCCCTATCGAGTCGTAGAATTCAAACCTGGGGATGTAGTTGTTTATGAAGCCAACCCCAATTTTCGAGAAGCAAAACAGTTAGGATTTGAACGGCTAGAACTCAAAGGGGGAGGGGATGCAACTTCTGCTGCTAGGGCTGTTTTACAAACGGGAGATGCAGATTATTCCTATAATCTTCAAGTTGAATCTAATATTTTAAAATCCTTAGAATCAGCAGGAAAAGGGAAAATTGTTTCTAATTTTGGGACGTTAATGGAACGGATTATGATTAATCAAACCGATCCCAATAAAACCACCCCTGATGGAGAACGATCCAGTTTAAAATTTCCCCATCCTTTCTTTAGCGATCCTAAAGTTCGTGAAGCCTTGAGTTTAGCCATTAATCGAGAGATTATTGCGAATCAACTCTATGGAATTTTAGGGAAACCTACGTCTAACTTTGTGGTTAATCCGCCTCAAGTAGTGTCTCCTAATACAACATATCAATTTGATTTAGAAAAAGCAGCAAAACTATTAGATGAGGCGGGATGGAAAGACACGAATAATAATGGAATTCGAGATAAAAATGGGGTAGAAATGAATTTAGTTTTTCAAACTTCCGTCAACCCATTGCGCCAAAAAACCCAAGAAGTGATTAAACAATCCTTAGAACAATTAGGGATGAAAGTCGAACTCAAAAGTATTGATCCGAGTGTATATTTTTCCGGTGATCCTGCTAATCCTGATACCACAGAACGATTTGCGGCGGATTTACAATTATTTACTACCGGAAATACGAACCCTGATCCCACCGCCTATTTAAAAACCTATACCTGTGATCAAATTCCTCAAAAAGCAAATAGCTGGACAGGGGATAATTTTTCTCGCTATTGTAATCCAGAATATGATACCCTCTGGAAACTAGCCACCACTGAAATTGACCCCGAAAAACAAAAACAAATCTGGATTAAAATGAATGATATATTAGTCAATAATAATATTGTAATTCCCTTAATCCATCGCGCCGAAGTAGAAGGAGTTAATCAAAAATTAACAGGCGTAAACTTAACCCCTTGGGATTTAACCGTCTGGAATATTAAAGATTGGAAAAAGACCCCGTAG
- a CDS encoding ABC transporter permease, translating to MTRYLINRILTSIPTLIAISLVVFLILALAPGNPMGEFATNPSITPEVRENIRRSLGLDQPIPIRYLKWVFAFLQGDLGYSFTSRSPVLDLILQRLPTTLWIMGLAYLLAVLLAFPLGIISALKRYSVLDQIITTVSFIGFSLPTFFTGLLFIIVFSVQLKWFPFIYNSTLKVTNLQTFWQQIQQSIMPVCVLGFYQAAILMRFIRSSFLEQLNQNYVRTAYAKGLPKLNVINGHILRNALIPVVTLIALQIPGLFAGSLVTEQVFRIPGIGALLIDSIFRSDTPVIMGITMVYAILVVLFNLLADLLYGFLDPRVQYQ from the coding sequence ATGACCCGATACCTCATAAACCGCATTCTAACCTCAATTCCCACCCTAATAGCGATTAGTCTTGTGGTATTTTTAATCTTAGCATTAGCCCCCGGTAATCCGATGGGAGAATTTGCGACTAATCCTTCAATTACACCCGAAGTCAGAGAAAATATTCGCCGATCGCTCGGTTTAGATCAACCGATTCCGATCCGGTATTTAAAATGGGTTTTCGCATTTTTACAAGGAGATCTAGGCTATTCCTTTACCAGTCGCAGCCCAGTTTTAGATTTAATCTTACAACGTTTACCCACAACTCTATGGATTATGGGATTAGCCTACCTTTTAGCGGTTTTACTCGCCTTTCCGTTGGGGATTATTTCGGCTTTAAAACGCTATTCTGTTTTAGATCAAATCATAACAACAGTTTCTTTTATTGGGTTTTCCTTACCAACATTTTTTACGGGGTTACTGTTTATTATTGTTTTCAGTGTGCAGTTAAAATGGTTTCCCTTCATTTATAATAGTACCTTAAAAGTGACTAATTTACAAACCTTTTGGCAACAAATCCAACAGTCTATTATGCCCGTTTGTGTGTTAGGCTTCTATCAAGCTGCAATTTTAATGCGGTTTATTCGGTCTTCCTTTTTGGAACAGTTAAATCAAAATTATGTTCGCACCGCTTATGCGAAAGGTTTACCAAAATTGAATGTAATTAACGGTCATATTTTAAGAAATGCTTTAATTCCGGTGGTGACTTTAATCGCCTTACAAATTCCCGGTTTATTTGCGGGATCATTAGTCACAGAACAAGTATTTAGAATTCCGGGTATTGGGGCGTTATTAATTGACTCAATTTTTCGTAGTGATACCCCCGTAATTATGGGAATTACAATGGTTTATGCGATTTTAGTGGTACTTTTTAATCTATTGGCTGATCTTTTATATGGATTCTTAGATCCGCGAGTTCAATATCAATAA
- a CDS encoding SMP-30/gluconolactonase/LRE family protein, whose amino-acid sequence MLRIAKWVNRQIKQLGSIFPKKLASGRLEAKSQGFRTLFPKEVKIDRVATGFQFTEGPIWIAEEKHLLFSDIPANKIVQLTPNGKVKTFRKPSHNSNGLTLDKQGQLIACEQGTRRVTRTEKDGTITILADQFQGKKLNSPNDVIVKSNGAIYFTDPPYGIKPEQQEQPIQGVYLIPPDHQEIILLADDFYKPNGLAFSPDEKQLYIDDSQCRHIRVFDVKIDGTLANSRVFHDMNIEEPGSPDGMKIDVQGNIYCTGAGGVWVFDSEGNHLGTIVTPERPANCAWGDEDWQSLYITARTSVYRIRVNIPGIQLP is encoded by the coding sequence ATGTTGCGTATCGCCAAATGGGTCAATAGACAGATAAAACAACTAGGTTCGATTTTTCCCAAAAAATTAGCATCCGGTCGATTAGAAGCCAAATCTCAAGGGTTTAGAACTCTCTTTCCTAAAGAAGTAAAGATTGATCGTGTAGCTACCGGATTTCAGTTTACTGAAGGGCCGATTTGGATAGCTGAAGAAAAGCATCTACTCTTTAGCGATATTCCTGCTAATAAAATTGTGCAGTTAACTCCCAATGGGAAGGTAAAAACCTTTAGAAAACCTAGTCATAATTCTAATGGTTTAACCCTAGACAAACAAGGACAATTAATTGCGTGTGAACAGGGGACGCGCCGAGTTACCCGCACCGAAAAAGATGGTACAATTACGATTTTAGCCGATCAATTTCAAGGCAAAAAACTCAATAGTCCCAATGATGTTATTGTTAAAAGTAACGGTGCAATTTATTTTACTGATCCTCCCTATGGAATTAAACCTGAACAACAGGAACAACCCATCCAAGGTGTTTATTTAATTCCGCCAGATCATCAAGAAATCATTCTCCTAGCCGATGATTTTTATAAACCCAATGGTTTAGCATTTTCACCGGATGAAAAACAGCTTTATATTGACGATTCACAATGTCGTCATATCCGAGTTTTTGATGTCAAAATTGATGGTACACTGGCGAATAGTCGTGTTTTTCACGATATGAATATCGAGGAACCCGGTTCACCGGATGGGATGAAAATTGATGTCCAGGGAAACATCTATTGTACTGGAGCCGGAGGCGTGTGGGTGTTTGATTCTGAGGGTAATCATTTAGGAACAATTGTCACTCCAGAACGTCCCGCAAATTGTGCTTGGGGAGATGAAGATTGGCAAAGTCTTTATATCACCGCTCGGACTTCAGTTTACCGAATTAGAGTTAATATTCCGGGGATTCAATTACCGTAA
- a CDS encoding ABC transporter ATP-binding protein — protein MQYVVLNVNNLRVEFETDERIVTAVDQISFQVGRGQTLGIVGESGSGKSVTALAIMGLLPTATAKVEGEVWFQIPESEDYSPYSQPVNLLQLSLTQKQTYRGGQISMIFQEPMTSLNPVFTIGFQLTEAIMQHEQLSPKQAMWKAASLLQEVKLLPSDDELMQQALEEQNHQSISRSPQELQDKRTRKREVIQQVNAQKRAILDRYPHELSGGQLQRVMIAMAISCNPILLIADEPTTALDVTVQATILDLLQELQERRGMAMIFITHDLGIVAQIADQVAVMFQGKIVESGTLEQIFMAPKNPYTKGLLACRPTLDSPADRLPTVADFMDIITLETGEVEIREKTSTDRNKIYNNISLTSQAFLSSLPSDNPILAVKNLRVAFKIPGILGQTKRLLMAVNDVSFEVYPGETLGLVGESGCGKSTLSRGILQLIKPLSGQVLFEGQDITAPPLETSIWSGIKNYHNQQRFNQKMRWVRRNMQIIFQDPFSSLDPRISIGEAVMEPLIIHQVGQNVKEKRDRVAYLLERVGLNPDLMRRYPHEFSGGQRQRICIARALALNPKFIICDESVSALDVSVQAQVLNLLKELQSEFNLTYIFISHDLSVVKFMSDRLIVMNQGKIEEMGTAEEIYRHPKQAYTRQLIASIPSGIVKSHPFN, from the coding sequence ATGCAATATGTTGTTCTGAATGTGAATAATCTGCGGGTTGAGTTTGAAACCGATGAACGAATTGTTACCGCCGTTGATCAAATTTCGTTTCAGGTCGGACGGGGGCAAACCTTGGGAATTGTTGGAGAGTCCGGTTCAGGAAAATCAGTAACAGCATTGGCAATTATGGGGTTACTGCCAACAGCAACAGCTAAAGTAGAGGGAGAAGTTTGGTTTCAAATTCCTGAATCTGAAGATTATAGTCCCTATTCTCAACCTGTTAATTTATTGCAACTGTCATTAACGCAAAAACAAACCTATCGAGGCGGTCAAATTTCCATGATTTTTCAGGAACCCATGACCTCCCTTAACCCCGTGTTTACAATTGGGTTTCAATTGACAGAAGCAATTATGCAGCATGAACAGCTATCCCCCAAACAAGCAATGTGGAAAGCCGCGTCATTATTACAGGAAGTGAAATTACTCCCCAGTGATGATGAATTAATGCAGCAAGCATTAGAAGAACAAAACCATCAATCAATATCTCGTTCTCCCCAGGAATTACAAGATAAACGCACCCGAAAACGGGAAGTGATTCAACAAGTTAATGCTCAAAAACGGGCAATTTTGGATCGATATCCCCATGAATTATCGGGGGGACAATTGCAACGGGTGATGATTGCCATGGCAATATCCTGTAACCCGATTTTATTAATTGCTGATGAACCTACAACTGCTTTAGATGTCACCGTCCAAGCCACTATATTAGACTTACTTCAAGAGTTACAAGAACGCCGAGGAATGGCGATGATTTTTATTACCCATGATTTGGGTATTGTCGCTCAAATTGCCGATCAAGTAGCGGTGATGTTCCAAGGAAAAATTGTAGAATCAGGAACCCTTGAGCAAATTTTTATGGCTCCTAAAAATCCCTATACAAAAGGGTTATTAGCCTGTCGTCCTACTTTAGATAGTCCTGCGGATCGCTTGCCAACGGTTGCTGATTTTATGGATATTATTACCCTAGAAACGGGAGAGGTAGAAATTCGAGAAAAAACCTCCACAGACAGAAATAAAATTTATAATAATATTTCCTTAACTTCTCAAGCATTTTTATCGAGTTTGCCCTCAGATAATCCGATTTTAGCGGTTAAAAATTTAAGAGTTGCTTTTAAAATACCTGGAATATTGGGTCAAACAAAACGGTTATTAATGGCGGTTAATGATGTTTCTTTTGAGGTATATCCAGGGGAAACATTAGGATTAGTGGGAGAGTCAGGATGTGGAAAAAGTACCTTATCCAGAGGGATTTTACAACTAATTAAACCCTTGAGTGGTCAGGTTTTATTTGAAGGTCAGGATATTACTGCACCCCCTTTAGAAACTTCTATATGGAGTGGAATAAAAAATTACCATAATCAACAACGATTTAATCAAAAAATGCGTTGGGTCAGACGAAATATGCAAATTATTTTTCAAGATCCCTTTAGTTCTCTTGATCCGAGAATCAGTATTGGGGAAGCCGTTATGGAACCTTTAATTATTCATCAAGTGGGACAGAATGTTAAAGAAAAACGCGATCGCGTCGCTTATTTATTAGAAAGAGTGGGATTAAATCCTGATTTAATGCGTCGTTATCCCCATGAATTTTCAGGAGGACAACGCCAACGGATTTGTATTGCGAGAGCCTTAGCATTAAATCCTAAATTTATTATTTGTGATGAATCTGTTTCAGCATTAGATGTGTCAGTACAGGCGCAGGTTTTGAACTTATTGAAAGAGTTACAATCAGAATTTAATTTGACTTATATTTTTATTTCCCATGATTTAAGTGTGGTTAAATTTATGAGCGATCGCCTAATTGTGATGAATCAAGGAAAAATTGAAGAAATGGGGACAGCCGAGGAAATTTATCGCCATCCCAAACAAGCCTATACTCGTCAATTAATTGCTTCTATTCCTTCAGGAATAGTTAAAAGTCACCCCTTTAATTAA